In Natronococcus sp. AD-5, the genomic window ACTCGTCCTCGACGTGCGCGAGCACGAACGCGAGTCGGGCAACTACGAGCGGGCCGACGAGTTGCGCGACGAACTCGAGGCGCTGGGGATCGAGGTGCAGGATACGGACGACGGGCCGACGTATCGGCTCCCGTCGGGCGACGAGTAGAACCCGGTCGCAGGACCGACGGTCTTCGCTTCGGCTATCGCTTTCGGGCGAGGTAGGAGCCGATTACCCCGCTCGAGCGGCTGTTCCGACGGTGAGACCAACCGCGTAACTTATGGGTTAGAATACGGTGAACGAGACTAGTATGAATCGACGGCAGTTCGTCGCCACGGCCGCGGTCGGATGCGTCGGCGTCTCGGCCGGTTGTCTCAGCAATCTCATCGAGGACGCGACGACCTTCTCGGCGTCGCCGGCGGTCGTCGGCGAGAGCGCGGCCGACGAAGCCGGCTACGAGTACCAGGGGACCGAAGAGACGGTCAGATCCGAAGAGGTCGCCGGCGAAGACGTCGAGGCGACGAACTACATCTCCGAGTACCACCGGACGATCGAGACGCTGAGCGTGCTCGGCGGCGACGTCGACGCGGGCGTGTTCGCCGTCATCACGACGCCGCAGGTCAGCGTCGCCGGCGAGGATTTCAACCCGGTCGGCGACATGAGCAACGCGGAAATCATCGAGTTGATTCAGAGCCAGTACGAGGAGCTCTCGGTCGGGAAGTCCGTCGGCGGGCGCGCGGTCGACGCGTTCGACGGCACGACCGTCTCGCTCGAGTCGTACGAGGGCGAGGCCGCCTTTCGGGACCAGGCCGAAATCGACGTCTTCCTCGACATCGCCACGCCCGATCACGGCGGCGACC contains:
- a CDS encoding DUF6517 family protein yields the protein MNRRQFVATAAVGCVGVSAGCLSNLIEDATTFSASPAVVGESAADEAGYEYQGTEETVRSEEVAGEDVEATNYISEYHRTIETLSVLGGDVDAGVFAVITTPQVSVAGEDFNPVGDMSNAEIIELIQSQYEELSVGKSVGGRAVDAFDGTTVSLESYEGEAAFRDQAEIDVFLDIATPDHGGDHLVIVGVYPDDGNLPRNSERDRVDTMIRGLEHGDDVGAEIVESDADDG